The following proteins come from a genomic window of Erwinia billingiae Eb661:
- the traT gene encoding complement resistance protein TraT, whose translation MKTRNSVVAAVVASCLVLSGCSAMGTAIKKRNLDVKTQMSQTVWLEPSNEKTVYLQVRNTSDKDMSDLQTLLSQDLRAKGYTVTSSPDAAYYWIQANVLKAEKMDLRTAQGLLGSGYEGAATGAALGAGITAYNSTSGGAILGAGLAAGLAGMAADALVEDVNYTMVTDLQISERSRASVTTDSVSALRQGSSGVKLQTSSEEGNRIKYQTRVVSNANKVNLKFEEAKPVLEAQLAKSVAGIM comes from the coding sequence ATGAAAACCCGCAATTCAGTTGTGGCGGCTGTGGTCGCCTCATGCCTCGTACTTTCCGGTTGCAGCGCAATGGGTACCGCCATCAAAAAGCGAAACCTCGACGTCAAAACCCAGATGAGCCAGACCGTATGGCTTGAGCCTTCAAATGAAAAGACCGTTTATCTTCAGGTGCGAAATACGTCGGACAAGGACATGAGCGACCTGCAGACGCTGCTTTCACAGGACCTGCGTGCCAAAGGTTATACGGTGACCTCCTCACCGGATGCGGCATATTACTGGATCCAGGCCAACGTGCTGAAGGCCGAGAAAATGGACCTGCGTACGGCGCAGGGGCTGCTGGGCAGCGGTTATGAAGGTGCCGCGACAGGTGCAGCACTGGGGGCCGGTATCACCGCCTACAACAGCACGTCGGGCGGGGCCATACTCGGTGCAGGCCTTGCGGCAGGGCTGGCAGGCATGGCCGCCGATGCGCTGGTTGAGGACGTGAACTATACAATGGTGACCGATCTGCAGATTTCCGAGCGCAGCAGGGCGTCAGTTACCACCGACAGCGTATCCGCACTGCGTCAGGGCAGTTCCGGCGTGAAGCTGCAGACCAGCAGTGAAGAGGGCAACCGCATCAAATACCAGACGCGCGTGGTATCAAATGCCAACAAGGTGAACCTCAAATTTGAAGAGGCGAAACCGGTCCTTGAAGCGCAGCTGGCCAAATCGGTAGCCGGTATTATGTAA
- the traD gene encoding type IV conjugative transfer system coupling protein TraD — protein MSFTPKNLTQGGQMTAYRLRMFVQVNQWISHWMVLLFLVATGGLFWAVTPDDTLRNGFWYWSGRLFSGFLPLMDRSSPATWDISWHCEPAKLCTTKLTLAQLLASEWMQVQGAQLLQNLKLCAAGCGTVALALFCYIAWYVGRIGKKESEDEYISGMKLTDRLDDVNRQLKKAGEKSDLQIGGLHMVKNAEVMNFLIHGTIGVGKSTLIRWLLDYIRRRGDRAIIYDSGGTFIESHYDERRDKILNPHDSRCENWVLWRECPEVVDYENLTAALIPVEGDSDPFWVSSSRTIFSDAAMQFAAAPDRSIETFLKTLLSIDLKSLREFLKNTPSANLVEEKIEKTAISIRSVLTNYAKSLRYLQGLDRSGRPEFSVREWMTGAQYDNSWLFISTTARHRKAVRPLISMWLSLATLQLQSMGENSERRVWVIGDEIAGLQKIPELNETLAEGRKFGACFVLGIQNIPQLVNIYGREMAKAIFDLLNTRAYGRSPSAEVAKMVEDELGHQRRREAREQNSFGLDQIRDGISISKDKVNEPVVDYDQIMTMPNLRFYVRLPGEYPVVKLALKYRRQKKYHPALLERDFRDRLSPELESLIKNNESAARTAGLSFPTGDELLEDSPAAGADTPSPVLKSTPASAKKAEPVTPPAPVRPAPEAAEPVTVVPDSPPVLPLREAHRQPEPATEAVTGSEKQADTPLPANVRAFTPRSRTDPPVPASPAPTPAVTAPGTTPADGQSETPAKATPTPVIPVTPAPVLPVMNSPLRGPSALDMLARKAARKPVTNAGEDDAPVAEAQGEAPDLQMAVETDERGELTLRTAGTRKASPDSREEAYAEQYGRAGRLMADEEQNILRHRDDYEAYQDMSDHHEPGGYER, from the coding sequence ATGAGTTTCACCCCTAAAAACCTTACACAGGGCGGTCAGATGACCGCCTACCGCCTGCGCATGTTCGTGCAGGTGAACCAGTGGATTTCTCACTGGATGGTGCTGCTTTTCCTGGTCGCCACGGGCGGACTGTTCTGGGCGGTCACGCCGGATGACACGCTGCGCAACGGCTTCTGGTACTGGTCTGGCCGCCTGTTTTCCGGATTCCTGCCGCTGATGGACCGCAGCAGTCCGGCCACGTGGGATATCAGCTGGCACTGCGAACCGGCGAAACTCTGCACCACGAAGCTGACGCTTGCGCAGCTGCTGGCCAGCGAGTGGATGCAGGTGCAGGGCGCGCAGCTGCTGCAGAACCTGAAGCTGTGTGCCGCCGGGTGTGGCACCGTCGCGCTCGCGCTTTTCTGCTACATCGCCTGGTACGTCGGGCGCATCGGTAAGAAGGAGAGTGAGGACGAGTATATCTCCGGCATGAAGCTCACCGACAGGCTGGACGACGTGAACCGCCAGCTTAAGAAGGCCGGCGAGAAGTCGGACCTGCAGATTGGCGGGCTGCACATGGTGAAGAACGCCGAGGTGATGAACTTCCTTATCCACGGCACCATCGGCGTGGGCAAGTCCACCCTTATCCGCTGGCTGCTGGACTACATCCGCCGGCGCGGTGACCGGGCCATCATTTATGACTCCGGCGGCACCTTCATCGAGAGCCACTATGACGAGCGGCGGGACAAAATCCTCAACCCGCACGACAGCCGCTGCGAGAACTGGGTGCTGTGGCGCGAGTGCCCGGAGGTGGTCGATTACGAGAACCTCACCGCCGCGCTGATCCCGGTGGAGGGCGACTCGGATCCCTTCTGGGTCTCTTCGTCCCGCACCATCTTCAGCGACGCGGCAATGCAGTTTGCCGCCGCGCCCGATCGCAGCATCGAGACGTTCCTGAAAACGCTGCTGTCCATCGATCTCAAAAGCCTGCGCGAATTTCTGAAGAACACCCCGTCTGCAAACCTGGTGGAAGAGAAAATTGAGAAGACCGCCATCTCCATCCGTTCCGTGCTGACCAACTACGCCAAGTCTCTGCGCTATCTGCAGGGGCTGGACAGGAGCGGCAGGCCGGAGTTCAGCGTCCGGGAGTGGATGACCGGTGCACAGTATGACAACAGCTGGCTGTTCATCTCCACCACGGCCCGTCACCGCAAGGCGGTGCGCCCGCTGATTTCCATGTGGCTGTCGCTGGCCACGCTGCAGCTGCAGAGCATGGGCGAAAACAGCGAGCGGCGGGTGTGGGTTATTGGCGATGAAATCGCCGGCCTGCAGAAAATCCCCGAGCTGAACGAGACGCTGGCCGAAGGGCGCAAGTTTGGCGCCTGCTTTGTGCTGGGGATACAGAACATCCCGCAGCTGGTGAACATCTACGGCCGTGAGATGGCCAAGGCCATTTTCGACCTGCTGAACACCCGCGCCTACGGCCGCTCGCCGAGCGCCGAGGTGGCGAAGATGGTCGAGGATGAGCTCGGTCACCAGCGCCGGCGCGAAGCGCGCGAGCAGAACAGCTTCGGCCTGGACCAGATACGCGACGGTATCTCCATCAGCAAGGACAAGGTCAACGAGCCGGTGGTCGACTACGACCAGATAATGACGATGCCGAACCTGCGCTTTTACGTGCGGCTCCCCGGCGAATACCCGGTGGTGAAGCTGGCGCTGAAGTACCGCCGCCAGAAGAAGTATCACCCGGCGCTGCTCGAGCGGGATTTCCGCGACCGGCTGAGCCCTGAGCTGGAAAGCCTCATTAAGAACAACGAGAGCGCTGCCAGAACCGCCGGGCTGAGTTTCCCGACCGGCGATGAGCTGCTGGAAGACTCCCCGGCTGCCGGGGCAGACACCCCGTCACCGGTACTGAAGAGCACGCCGGCGTCCGCAAAAAAAGCGGAGCCCGTGACGCCCCCCGCGCCGGTCAGACCTGCACCGGAGGCGGCTGAACCCGTCACGGTCGTGCCGGACAGTCCTCCGGTACTCCCGCTGCGGGAGGCGCATCGCCAGCCTGAACCGGCCACTGAGGCGGTAACCGGTAGCGAAAAGCAGGCTGACACGCCGCTGCCGGCGAACGTCCGGGCCTTCACGCCACGTTCCCGAACGGACCCCCCGGTGCCGGCCAGCCCTGCACCCACACCTGCGGTAACGGCTCCCGGCACAACGCCTGCTGATGGCCAGTCTGAGACGCCGGCGAAGGCCACCCCGACCCCCGTTATTCCCGTCACCCCTGCGCCAGTGCTGCCGGTTATGAATTCCCCGCTCCGGGGACCGAGCGCGCTGGACATGCTGGCCCGTAAGGCCGCCCGTAAGCCGGTCACCAACGCCGGTGAGGATGATGCGCCTGTCGCTGAGGCTCAGGGGGAGGCACCAGACCTGCAGATGGCGGTGGAAACCGACGAGCGCGGGGAACTTACGCTTCGCACGGCGGGCACCCGCAAGGCTTCCCCCGATAGCCGGGAAGAGGCGTATGCGGAGCAGTACGGCCGCGCCGGGCGCCTGATGGCCGACGAAGAACAGAACATCCTGCGCCACCGTGACGATTACGAGGCGTATCAGGACATGAGCGACCACCATGAACCCGGAGGGTATGAACGATGA